From Borrelia hispanica CRI, a single genomic window includes:
- a CDS encoding DUF276 domain-containing protein (DUF276 is restricted to Borreliella and related spirochetes.), translating to DLQNHIYLNIDSRIRDIYTRIVNNNYTNMGIKFEYQDFFAPVNEIKGIKGLKIFAVLKDDDKTQIANINDSEFKENQDIDVKPEELLIFNLTDNLFIDITS from the coding sequence TTGACCTTCAAAATCATATTTATCTTAACATCGACTCACGTATTAGAGATATATATACACGTATTGTAAATAATAATTACACGAATATGGGTATCAAATTTGAATATCAAGATTTCTTTGCTCCTGTAAATGAGATTAAGGGCATTAAAGGATTAAAAATATTTGCAGTGCTCAAAGATGATGACAAAACTCAAATTGCAAACATTAATGATTCAGAATTTAAAGAAAATCAAGATATAGATGTTAAGCCTGAAGAATTACTTATATTTAATCTTACAGACAACCTATTCATTGATATTACATCTTAA